AAAGATAAAAACCTCCGCGCGAAAGCGAAGAAAGAGGTAGAAGACCTGAAAGCAAAATACAACAGCGAACTCAAAGCGGTGAAAGCCGTGATGATTGAGAAGCTGGTGGCTTTGTTAGAGGGTAAGACGAGCCAGGGAGTGCGTCACCGTTTTGGTGATGATATCATTACCAAAGGAGCTAAATTCGGTAAGAAAAACGTTGCCGAGGCTCTTTTCCCTGACAAGAACCCTTATAAGGATGAAAGCAATTACGCTGTTCCGGAAGAGGTGAATATGTTCAAGGACCTCATCTTGGAGGGCTGGACCGCAGACGAGCAAGTAAACAAAATGTTGTTGGAGTTGGTGAAAAATTACACCAAGCGCCGCAACATGGTGTCAGCCCGTTTCAAGCGTGACCGTTTCACCTTAGAAGTTGGAGATGAATTGCCAGCAGGTATTGTGCAGCTAGCCAAAGTCTATATTGCCAAGAAGCGTAAGCTGAAAGTGGGTGATAAGATGGCAGGTCGTCACGGTAACAAAGGGGTAGTAGCCCGTATTGTGCGTGAAGAAGACATGCCATTCCTGGAAGACGGAACACCTATGGACATCGTGTTGAACCCACTTGGGGTACCCTCCAGGATGAATATTGGTCAGATCTATGAAACGGTTCTAGGTTGGGCTGGTCTGAAATTGGGCCGTACGTATGCTACGCCAATCTTTGACGGTGCTACCGAAGAGCAGGTTTCTGCAGAACTAGCCGAGGCAGGCTTACCAGTGTTTGGTCGTTCTTACCTGTTTGATGGTTTAAGTGGAGACCGCTTTGACCAGCCAGTAACGGTAGGGGTGATTTACATGCTGAAACTTGGTCACTTGGTAGATGATAAAATGCACGCTCGTTCCATAGGGCCATACTCGTTGATCACACAACAACCATTAGGTGGTAAAGCCCAGTTTGGTGGTCAGCGTTTTGGTGAGATGGAGGTGTGGGCACTAGAGGCTTTCGGTGCCGCTAACGTGCTACAAGAGATCTTGACTATTAAATCTGATGACGTGATAGGCCGTGCCAAAGCATACGAAGCTATTGTAAAAGGTGACGTATTGCCGAAGCCAAATATCCCGGAATCATTTAATGTGTTGATTCACGAACTCAGAGGCTTGGCCCTGGAGATTACACTAGACTAAAGTTGTTTTGAGGGAGATTTCAGGAATAGAGGCCAAAAACGGCACTTTCTGAGATCTCCCAATAACGCATTAAGACAGTGGTTCAGTAATAAGGAAATTTAATATCTAGCAACACATAACATGGCGTTAGCAAGAAATAAAAAATTAGTCCAGGACTTCTCTAAAGTGACCATCAGCTTGGCTTCCCCAGAATCAATTCTGGAGCGGTCAAACGGAGAGGTGACGAAGCCCGAAACCATCAACTACAGAACCTATAAGCCCGAGATGGGCGGTTTGTTCTGCGAGCGGATTTTCGGGCCGGTGAAGGACTGGGAGTGCCATTGCGGTAAATACAAGAGAATCCGTTACAAAGGGATTATATGTGACCGTTGCGGTGTAGAGGTAACTGAGAAAAAAGTGCGTCGTGAGCGCATGGGCCATATTGAGTTGGTAGTACCAGTAGCGCATATCTGGTACTTCAAATCATTGCCAAACAAAATTGGATATCTGTTAGGCTTGCCTACTAAGAAGCTTGATCAGATTATCTATTACGAGCGCTATGTAGTGATTCAACCAGGTGTCTTGGGCGAAGACGGCGTGAATACGCTTGACTTCCTGACCGAAGACGAGTACCTGGACATGATTGACAAGTTGCCACGTGAGAACCAAATGTTGGACAACCATGATCCAAACAAGTTCTTGGCAAGAATGGGTGCTGAAGCATTGCAGATGTTGTTGGAGCGCATCAATTTGGATGACCTTTCTTATGACCTGCGTTACTCTGCTGCCCATGAGACTTCTCAGCAGCGGAAAGCTGAAGCGTTGAAGCGTCTGCGCGTAGTAGAAGCGTTCCGTGATGCCGCTACTAGAATTGAGAACAAGCCAGAGTGGATGATCATCCGGATGGTGCCTGTGATTCCACCGGAATTGCGCCCATTGGTTCCGTTGGATGGTGGTCGTTTCGCAACCTCAGATTTGAACGACTTATACCGTCGTGTCATCATCCGTAACAACCGTTTGAAGCGTCTGATTGAGATCAAAGCACCAGAGGTAATTCTCCGGAATGAGAAGCGTATGTTGCAGGAGGCAGTTGACTCCCTATTTGACAACTCACGTAAAGTGAACGCTGTTAGAGCAGAAGGTAACCGTGCCTTGAAATCGCTTTCTGATATGTTGAAAGGTAAGCAAGGACGGTTCCGTCAGAACTTACTTGGTAAGCGTGTGGATTATTCTGGTCGTTCCGTAATTGTGGTAGGTCCAGAATTGAAGCTACACGAGTGCGGTCTGCCTAAGAACATGGCGGCTGAGCTTTTCAAACCGTTCATTATCCGGAAGCTAATTGAGCGCGGTATTGTGAAAACGGTAAAATCTGCGAAGAAAATTGTAGACAGAAAAGACCCGGTTGTTTGGGATATCCTGGAGAATGTGTTGAAAGGCCATCCAGTTCTGTTGAACCGTGCTCCTACGCTCCACAGATTAGGTATTCAGGCCTTCCAACCAAAACTGATTGAAGGAAAAGCAATCCAATTGCACCCATTGGTAACAACAGCCTTCAACGCTGACTTTGACGGTGACCAGATGGCCGTGCACGTTCCCCTGGGACCAGCAGCCATCCTGGAAGCGTCTATGTTGATGTTGGCTTCGCATAACATCCTGAACCCTGCCAACGGTGCTCCAATTGCGGTGCCTTCTCAGGACATGGTGTTGGGCTTGTACTATGTAACTAAAGGCAAACGCTCTACTGAAAATGAAAAGATTCAGGGAGAAGACATGTCTTTCTACTCTGCTGAAGAAGTCATCATTGCCATCAATGAAGGCAAGCTTTCTAAGCACGCTTTCATTAAAGTGCGCGTGAAAGTACAAGATGAAAGCGGTCAACTGGTGACTAAATTGCTTGAAACAGTAGCTGGTAGAGTTTTATTCAACCAGTTCGTTCCTGAGGAAGTTGGGTACGTAGATGAGCTTCTTTCTAAAAAGAAACTGCAGCAGATTATCTCCCGCGTGTTTAAAGTAACAGGCATGGCGAGAACAGCACAGTTCCTGGATGATATCAAAACCCTAGGTTTCCAGTCAGCCTACAAAGGTGGTCTGTCCATGGGCTTGGGTGATATCGTTATCCCTAAAGAGAAAGATATACTGGTAGCTGAGGCCAAAAAAGATGTAGATGCTGTTTGGGCAAACTACTCTATGGGTCTTATCACTGATAATGAGCGTTACAACCAGGTAATTGATATCTGGACGCGTATCAACAACCAAATCACGGAGACCTTGATGAGCCGTCTTGAGAAAGATGACCAAGGTTTCAACTCCATCTTCATGATGATGCACTCCGGCGCCCGTGGTTCCAGAGAGCAGATTCGTCAGTTGGGTGGTATGAGAGGTTTGATGGCCAAGCCACAGAAGTCGTTACAAGGCTCCGTAGGAGAGATTATTGAAAACCCAATTCTATCTAACTTTAAAGAAGGTCTGGATGTAATTGAGTACTTTATCTCTACCCACGGTGCTCGTAAAGGTCTGGCAGATACCGCTCTTAAAACGGCAGATGCGGGTTATCTGACTCGTCGTTTAGTAGACGTGTCACAAGATGTGATTGTGAATGAAGAGGATTGCGGTACGCTGCGCGGTCTGGAGGTAAGTGCCTTGAAAGACAATGAAGATATTGTGGAGTCTCTGTCTGAGCGTATCCTGGGTCGTGTGAACGTACATGACATCCTGGATCCGCACAACGGTGACTTGATCCTTGAGTCTGGTAAAGAGATTACAGAAGAAGTGGCCCGTGTAATTGAGAACACAGCCATTGAAAGCGTAGAGATACGTTCTGTATTGACCTGTGAGACTAAACGCGGTATCTGTGCTAAGTGCTACGGCCGTAACCTATCTTCTGGCCGCATGGTACAGAAAGGCGAGGCAGTCGGTGTAATTGCAGCCCAGTCTATTGGTGAGCCAGGTACACAGTTAACGCTTCGTACGTTCCACGTGGGTGGTACTGCTTCTAACATTGCCGTTGATGCAGCCATCAGAGCCAAATTCAATGGCGTGGTGGAGTTTGAAGACGTGCGTACCATTGACACCCTCAACGCGGAAGGCGAGACCGTGAAAGTGGTTATGGGTCGTTCTGGCGAGGTGAAGATTATGGAGCCTACTACTGGTAAACTGTTAATTAGTAACCACGTGCCTTACGGATCATTCTTGGTTGTGAATGAAGGCCAGACGGTAGGCAAAGGTGACGAGTTGTGTAACTGGGATCCTTACAACGCGGTTATCTTGTCTGAGTTTGATGGTAGCATTGCGTATGAAGCCATCATTGAAGGAATCACCTTCCGTGAGGAATCTGATGAGCAGACAGGTCACCGTGAAAAAGTGATTATTGAAACCAAAGACAAGACAAAGAACCCGTCTATCTTGGTGAACGCGTCAAATGGTGAGCCTAAGAGCTACAACATTCCGGTAGGTGCTCACTTAACAGTGGAAGACAACCAGAAAATCTCTGCTGGCCAGATCATTGCCAAGATTCCTCGTGCCATTGGTAAAACCCGTGATATCACCGGTGGTCTGCCACGTGTTACAGAGCTCTTTGAAGCCCGTAACCCGTCTAACCCGGCGGTAGTGAGTGAGATTGACGGTGTAGTGACTTATGGTGGCATCAAGCGCGGTAACCGTGAGATTTACATTGAGTCAAAAGATGGCGTGAAGAAGAAGTACATGGTACCTCTTTCCAAGCACATCCTAGTGCAGGACAATGACTTCGTGCGCGCTGGTGTTCCTTTGTCAGATGGTGCTATCACGCCTAATGATATCTTGAATATTCAGGGTCCAGGTGCCGTGCAGGAATACTTAGTGAACGAGATTCAGGAAGTATACCGCTTGCAGGGTGTGAAGATCAATGATAAGCACATTGAGGTGGTTGTTCGCCAGATGATGCAGAAAGTCATGGTGATTGACCCAGGTGACACCAGCTTCCTGGAAAACCAGACGGTTGACAAAGTGACGTTCATGGAAGAGAATGACATGATCATTGACATGAAAGTAGTGGAAGATGCAGGTGACTCTTCGGCCATGAAACCAGGTATGATTGTAACAGCTCGTAAATTGCGTGATGAAAACTCCAGCTTGAAACGTCGTGACTTGAAGACAGTGTCAGTGCGTGATGCACAACCAGCCGTGTCAAGACAAACCTTGCAAGGTATCACCCAGGCGTCTTTGGGTACGCAAAGCTTTATCTCGGCAGCTTCTTTCCAGGAGACTACCAAGGTATTGAGCGAGGCAGCCATCAAAGGGAAAGCAGACGAATTACTGGGCTTGAAAGAGAACGTAATTGTTGGTCACTTGATCCCGGCGGGTACTGGTTTGCGCGAGTACACCAAGATTATTGTTGGGTCAAAAGACGAGTACGAGGCGCTTACCGCCAGCAAACAGTCTGGCGTGAAAGCGAGCAAACAAGGCGAATTGCAGGAAAAATAAGATGGCAGCAGCAGAACAACCAGGACAAATCAACATTGAGTTGACCGAGGAGATTGCCGAGGGCGAGTATGCAAACTTGGCCATGATTGCGCACTCCCACAGTGAATTCGTGATTGACTTTATCCGGCTGATGCCTGGTATTCCCAAAGCCAAAGTAAAATCAAGAGTAGTTATTACTCCAGAGCACGCCAAGAGATTCTTGGTGGCTCTGGAGGAAAACATCTTAAAATATGAGCAGAGTTTTGGAGCCATCAAGCAGACGCCTGAGGCTCCAAGCTTTCCGCTCAATTTTGGCGGTACCATGGGCGAAGCCTAAGCCATTAATAATTAATGAATTAAAACTTTGAATTTGCAAAGTGAATTTTATACCTTTGCAAACCATTTTTTGAAGAGAGAAATCAGTTTAAAAAGTTAGTAAATGCCTACTATACAACAATTAGTAAGAAAGGGAAGAGAAGCGCTAACATCAAAGTCAAAGTCTCCAGCTCTTGATTCATGCCCACAAAGACGTGGCGTGTGCACACGCGTTTACACAACCACACCTAAGAAGCCAAACTCTGCTATGCGGAAAGTGGCGCGTGTGCGTTTGACAAACGGCAAAGAAGTCAATGCCTACATTCCAGGTGAAGGCCACAACCTCCAGGAACACTCTATTGTGTTGATCAGAGGTGGTCGTGTGAAAGACTTACCAGGTGTAAGATATCACATCATCCGTGGTGCTTTGGATACAGCCGGCGTAAGTGGTCGTCTTCAGTCACGTTCTAAATACGGTGCTAAGCGTCCTAAGCCAGGTCAACCAGCAGCTGCTGCAGGTAAAGGCGGTAAGAAAAAATAATTGAGTTAAGACAATGAGAAAAGCGAAACCAAAGAAGAGAATCCTTCTTCCTGATCCAAAATACAAAGAAACGCTTGTTACCCGTTTTGTGAACTACCTAATGGTAGATGGCAAGAAGAGCGTAGCGTACCGGATTTTCTATGATGCTTGTGATTTAGTTGAGAAAAGAACTAAAGAGAGCGGCTTAGAGACCTGGAAAAAAGCGTTGAACAACATCATGCCTGGTGTAGAGGTGAAAAGCCGCCGTGTAGGTGGGGCTACCTTCCAGGTACCTACTGAAGTTCGTCCAGACAGAAAGATTTCTCTCGGTATCAAATGGATGATTTCTTATGCTCGTAAGAGAGGTGAGAAAACAATGATGGATAAATTGGCCGGCGAGATCATCGCTGCCGCCAAGGGAGAAGGTGCTGCTGTGAAAAAGAAAGATGACACGCACAGAATGGCAGAAGCTAACAAAGCATTCTCGCATTTCAGATTCTAAGAATGGCAAGAGACTTAAAATATACCAGAAACATAGGTATTGCCGCGCACATTGATGCCGGTAAGACTACTACTACTGAACGGATTCTCTATTATACCGGAAAGTCTCACAAACTGGGAGAGGTGCATGATGGCGCCGCAACCACTGACTGGATGGAGCAGGAGCAGGAAAGAGGTATTACTATTACCTCTGCCGCTGTAACTGTAGATTGGAAGTACAGAGACCAAGATTACCACATCAACATCATTGATACCCCAGGTCACGTGGATTTCACCGTTGAGGTGAACCGTTCCCTGCGCGTATTAGATGGTTTGGTATTCCTTTTTAGTGCAGTTGATGGCGTAGAGCCGCAGTCTGAAACTAACTGGAGATTGGCAGATAATTACAAAGTAGCCCGTATTGGTTTCGTTAATAAAATGGACCGTTCTGGCGCTGACTTCTTAGGCGTTTGTAAGCAGGTAAGAGAAATGCTGGGCAGTAATGCCGTAGCGCTTCAATTACCAATTGGTGCTGAGGACAACTTTGAAGGTGTAGTTGACTTGGTAAACTTTAGAGGTATCAAATGGAATGAGCACGATAAAGGCATGACCTTTACCGAAGTTCCAATTCCAGATGATATGTTGGAGGAAGCCACAGAATACAGAGAGAAATTGCTGGAAGCTGTTGCTGACTATGACGAGTCTCTAATGGAGAAATACTTCGATGATCCGGAAACGATCACCGAAGAAGAAATCATGACTGCTTTACGCAAGGCAACCATTGATTTGGCTATCGTTCCTATGCTGTGCGGTTCTTCCTTCAAAAACAAGGGAGTACAGACTATGTTGGATTACGTGATGGCCCTTTGCCCATCTCCTATGGACAAAGACAACATTACAGGAACAAACCCAGACACTGGCGAGGAGATTTCCCGTAAGCCAAGTGAGTCTGAGCCGTTCGCTGGTTTGGCTTTCAAAATTGCCACTGACCCTTATGTAGGTCGTCTGTGCTTTGTGCGCGCTTATTCTGGCGTGTTGGAGTCTGGCTCTTATGTATACAATACCCGTTCCAACAACAAGGAGCGTATCTCCCGCATTTTCCAGATGCACGCCAACAAGCAGAACCAAATTGAAAGATTATCTGCGGGTGACATTGGAGCGGTAGTTGGTTTCAAAGACATTAAAACAGGAGATACCCTGTGTGACCAAAACGCGAAAATCGTTCTGGAATCTATGGATTTCCCTGAGCCAGTAATTGGTTATGCCATTGAGCCCAAAACACAAGCGGACTCTGATAAAATGGGTATGGCCATCGCCAAACTTATTGAAGAGGATCCAACCTTGCAGGTGAACACAGATGAAGAAACCGGACAAACCATCTTAAGAGGTATGGGCGAGCTTCACCTGGAGATCATCATTGACCGCATGAAACGCGAGTTCAAGGTGGAACTGAACCAAGGTGCACCACAGGTAGCGTACAAAGAAACCATCACCAAGTCTTTCGAGCACCGCGAGGTGTACAAAAAGCAGTCTGGTGGTCGTGGTAAGTTCGCAGACATTGTGTTCACCATGGGCCCACGTGAAGACGGCAAACAAGGCCTTGAGTTCGAGAACGGCATTGTAGGTGGTGTGATCCCAAGAGAATTCATTCCGCCGGTGCAGAAAGGATTTGAGGAAGCCATGAAAAATGGAATTCTGGCTGGTTTCCCGGTAGACTCCATGAAAGTGCGCTTGTTCCACGGTTCTTTCCACGACGTTGACTCTGATGCCTTGTCTTTTGAATTAGCTGCCCGTGCAGGTTTCAAAGAAGCTGGCAAGCAGTGTGGTCCTAAACTTCTAGAGCCTATCATGGCAGTAGACGTGGTAACGCCAGACGAGTACACTGGTCCAGTAACCGGTGACTTGAACAGAAGAAGAGGTATCATGAAAGGTATGGATACCAAAGGAACCTCTACTGTAGTGAAAGCAGATGTGCCTTTGTCAGAGTTGTTTGGTTACGTGACAGACTTGCGTACCATTACTTCTGGTAGAGCAACCGCTTCGCTCACTTTCTCTCATTATGAGCAAGTGCCGCAGAACATGGCAGATGGAATTATCGCAAAAATTAAAGGGACTTCGAAATAGTTGAAATAGAATGAATCAAAAGATCAGAATCAAACTGAAATCTTACGATCACAATCTGGTAGATAAATCATCAGAGAAAATCGTGAAAGCGGTAAAA
This region of Rufibacter sp. LB8 genomic DNA includes:
- the rpoC gene encoding DNA-directed RNA polymerase subunit beta', with translation MALARNKKLVQDFSKVTISLASPESILERSNGEVTKPETINYRTYKPEMGGLFCERIFGPVKDWECHCGKYKRIRYKGIICDRCGVEVTEKKVRRERMGHIELVVPVAHIWYFKSLPNKIGYLLGLPTKKLDQIIYYERYVVIQPGVLGEDGVNTLDFLTEDEYLDMIDKLPRENQMLDNHDPNKFLARMGAEALQMLLERINLDDLSYDLRYSAAHETSQQRKAEALKRLRVVEAFRDAATRIENKPEWMIIRMVPVIPPELRPLVPLDGGRFATSDLNDLYRRVIIRNNRLKRLIEIKAPEVILRNEKRMLQEAVDSLFDNSRKVNAVRAEGNRALKSLSDMLKGKQGRFRQNLLGKRVDYSGRSVIVVGPELKLHECGLPKNMAAELFKPFIIRKLIERGIVKTVKSAKKIVDRKDPVVWDILENVLKGHPVLLNRAPTLHRLGIQAFQPKLIEGKAIQLHPLVTTAFNADFDGDQMAVHVPLGPAAILEASMLMLASHNILNPANGAPIAVPSQDMVLGLYYVTKGKRSTENEKIQGEDMSFYSAEEVIIAINEGKLSKHAFIKVRVKVQDESGQLVTKLLETVAGRVLFNQFVPEEVGYVDELLSKKKLQQIISRVFKVTGMARTAQFLDDIKTLGFQSAYKGGLSMGLGDIVIPKEKDILVAEAKKDVDAVWANYSMGLITDNERYNQVIDIWTRINNQITETLMSRLEKDDQGFNSIFMMMHSGARGSREQIRQLGGMRGLMAKPQKSLQGSVGEIIENPILSNFKEGLDVIEYFISTHGARKGLADTALKTADAGYLTRRLVDVSQDVIVNEEDCGTLRGLEVSALKDNEDIVESLSERILGRVNVHDILDPHNGDLILESGKEITEEVARVIENTAIESVEIRSVLTCETKRGICAKCYGRNLSSGRMVQKGEAVGVIAAQSIGEPGTQLTLRTFHVGGTASNIAVDAAIRAKFNGVVEFEDVRTIDTLNAEGETVKVVMGRSGEVKIMEPTTGKLLISNHVPYGSFLVVNEGQTVGKGDELCNWDPYNAVILSEFDGSIAYEAIIEGITFREESDEQTGHREKVIIETKDKTKNPSILVNASNGEPKSYNIPVGAHLTVEDNQKISAGQIIAKIPRAIGKTRDITGGLPRVTELFEARNPSNPAVVSEIDGVVTYGGIKRGNREIYIESKDGVKKKYMVPLSKHILVQDNDFVRAGVPLSDGAITPNDILNIQGPGAVQEYLVNEIQEVYRLQGVKINDKHIEVVVRQMMQKVMVIDPGDTSFLENQTVDKVTFMEENDMIIDMKVVEDAGDSSAMKPGMIVTARKLRDENSSLKRRDLKTVSVRDAQPAVSRQTLQGITQASLGTQSFISAASFQETTKVLSEAAIKGKADELLGLKENVIVGHLIPAGTGLREYTKIIVGSKDEYEALTASKQSGVKASKQGELQEK
- a CDS encoding DUF3467 domain-containing protein, which gives rise to MAAAEQPGQINIELTEEIAEGEYANLAMIAHSHSEFVIDFIRLMPGIPKAKVKSRVVITPEHAKRFLVALEENILKYEQSFGAIKQTPEAPSFPLNFGGTMGEA
- the rpsL gene encoding 30S ribosomal protein S12 codes for the protein MPTIQQLVRKGREALTSKSKSPALDSCPQRRGVCTRVYTTTPKKPNSAMRKVARVRLTNGKEVNAYIPGEGHNLQEHSIVLIRGGRVKDLPGVRYHIIRGALDTAGVSGRLQSRSKYGAKRPKPGQPAAAAGKGGKKK
- the rpsG gene encoding 30S ribosomal protein S7, coding for MRKAKPKKRILLPDPKYKETLVTRFVNYLMVDGKKSVAYRIFYDACDLVEKRTKESGLETWKKALNNIMPGVEVKSRRVGGATFQVPTEVRPDRKISLGIKWMISYARKRGEKTMMDKLAGEIIAAAKGEGAAVKKKDDTHRMAEANKAFSHFRF
- the fusA gene encoding elongation factor G; this encodes MARDLKYTRNIGIAAHIDAGKTTTTERILYYTGKSHKLGEVHDGAATTDWMEQEQERGITITSAAVTVDWKYRDQDYHINIIDTPGHVDFTVEVNRSLRVLDGLVFLFSAVDGVEPQSETNWRLADNYKVARIGFVNKMDRSGADFLGVCKQVREMLGSNAVALQLPIGAEDNFEGVVDLVNFRGIKWNEHDKGMTFTEVPIPDDMLEEATEYREKLLEAVADYDESLMEKYFDDPETITEEEIMTALRKATIDLAIVPMLCGSSFKNKGVQTMLDYVMALCPSPMDKDNITGTNPDTGEEISRKPSESEPFAGLAFKIATDPYVGRLCFVRAYSGVLESGSYVYNTRSNNKERISRIFQMHANKQNQIERLSAGDIGAVVGFKDIKTGDTLCDQNAKIVLESMDFPEPVIGYAIEPKTQADSDKMGMAIAKLIEEDPTLQVNTDEETGQTILRGMGELHLEIIIDRMKREFKVELNQGAPQVAYKETITKSFEHREVYKKQSGGRGKFADIVFTMGPREDGKQGLEFENGIVGGVIPREFIPPVQKGFEEAMKNGILAGFPVDSMKVRLFHGSFHDVDSDALSFELAARAGFKEAGKQCGPKLLEPIMAVDVVTPDEYTGPVTGDLNRRRGIMKGMDTKGTSTVVKADVPLSELFGYVTDLRTITSGRATASLTFSHYEQVPQNMADGIIAKIKGTSK